A genomic stretch from Lathyrus oleraceus cultivar Zhongwan6 chromosome 2, CAAS_Psat_ZW6_1.0, whole genome shotgun sequence includes:
- the LOC127122481 gene encoding uncharacterized protein LOC127122481, with protein MINIRKRKKIEELIQSQVGALDKFLIKESQVSNESRYVDNIDSLPIENDNLDSVPIENDNLNSVPIENDNLDSVPIVDEVNNDDDVDDDDDDNIDYDIFDPRNWDRLQPKLIDLLVVKGPTRDNSIVKGPKDSLNRRFMNHLYTRALANGEVCDRDWLVYSKELDRVFCFCCKVFKNGIVRGKLANEGYSDWVHVGERIKEHELVFRGSKEKLYEDNNGNFLGLIKTLAEFDQIIQEHVRRVTTQKVHIHYLGHNIQNELISLLGSAIKIEIIRKIEHAKYFSAILNCTPDVSHQEPMSLIIRYVDISSASVSIEESFLGFLNVNDTSGHGIFDVLQNELKELGLGLFDVREQGYDNGSNMKGKHQENDLDPKIQNEAKSLATNELGDFEFLMTIIIWFEILSAINFVSKLLQEKDMLIDVAMQKNKGLISYFEGYRETCFYKVLINAKEIAVELNIAPIFPQRRIIKRKRQFDENLNIPSVELSKEESFRVNYFLYLVDQVVVSLNKRFEQYQEYESIFGFLFTSHKLQSLDDATLKSCCTNFEQALKHNEQPDIKEKRRKSIRGANKQRK; from the exons ATGATAAAcataagaaaaagaaaaaaaattgaagaGTTAATTCAATCTCAAGTAGGAGCTCTTGATAAATTTTTAATCAAAGAATcacaagtttcaaatgaaagtCGTTATGTTGATAATATTGATAGTTTGCCtattgaaaatgataatcttgatagtgtgcccattgaaaatgataatcttAATAGTGTGCCcattgaaaatgataatcttgaTAGTGTGCCAATTGTTGATGAAGttaataatgatgatgatgtcgatgatgatgatgatgataatattGATTATGATATATTTGATCCAAGAAATTGGGATCGTCTTCAACCTAAACTGATTGATTTATTAGTTGTGAAAGGTCCTACAAGAGATAATTCTATTGTGAAGGGTCCTAAAGATAGTTTGAATAGACGTTTTATGAATCATTTGTATACTAGAGCTTTAGCAAATGGAGAGGTGTGTGATAGAGATTGGCTTGTTTATTCGAAAGAGCTTGATAgagtattttgtttttgttgtaaAGTTTTTAAAAATGGGATTGTTAGGGGAAAATTAGCAAATGAGGGTTATAGTGATTGGGTACATGTTGGTGAAAGAATTAAAGAGCACGAGTTAG TCTTTCGTGGTTCTAAGGAGAAATTGTACGAAGATAACAATGGAAACTTTTTGGGTTTGATTAAAACGTTAGCTGAATTTGACCAAATCATCCAAGAACATGTTAGACGTGTTACAACTCAAAAAGTTCATATTCATTATCTTGGGCATAATATACAGAATGAGTTGATTTCATTGCTTGGTTCTGCGATTAAAATTGAAATCATTAGAAAAATCGAACATGCAAAGTATTTTTCAGCGATACTTAATTGTACTCCTGATGTTAGTCACCAAGAGCCGATGTCTTTGATAATAAGATATGTGGATATTTCTTCAGCTTCTGTTAGTATTGAGGAATCATTTTTAGGATTTTTGAATGTGAATGATACAAGTGGTCATGGGATTTTTGATGTTTTacaaaatgaattaaaagaaCTTGGTCTCGGCCTATTTGACGTGAGAGAGCAAGGTTATGATAATGGGTCCAATATGAAAGGAAAACACCAAG AAAATGATCTTGATCCTAAAATACAAAATGAAGCTAAATCCTTAGCAACAAATGAGCTTGGTGATTTTGAGTTTTTGATGACTATAATTATTTGGTTTGAAATATTATCTGCAATTAATTTTGTTAGCAAGCTTTTACAGGAAAAGGATATGCTTATTGATGTTGCTATGCAAAAAAATAAGGGGTTGATTTCGTATTTTGAGGGATATAGAGAAACATGTTTTTATAAGGTATTGATTAACGCTAAGGAAATTGCGGTGGAATTGAATATTGCCCCAATATTTCCTCAAAGGCGTATAATTAAAAGAAAAAGGCAATTTGATGAGAATTTGAATATCCCATCAGTCGAGCTATCAAAAGAAGAATCATTCAGGGTTAATTATTTTCTTTACCTTGTTGATCAAGTTGTTGTTTCTCTTAATAAGAGGTTTGAGCAATACCAAGAGTATGAAAGTATTTTTGGTTTCTTGTTTACTTCTCACAAGTTACAATCATTAGATGATGCAACTTTGAAGTC